ATGATATATTTCTCTGTAAACTTCGCTTTTTTCCATAAGAGTCTCATGATTTCCTTCCGTTTCAATCTTTCCGTCATTCATAACGAATATTTTATCGCAGTCCATAATGGAAGAAATCCTCTGGGCTATGATAATAGAAGTCATATCCCTAAGATTTTTTCTAAGGGCAGCTCTTATGGCGCTGTCTGTAGCCGTATCAACAGCACTTGTACTGTCGTCTAAAATAATTATTTTCGGTTTTTTAATCAGGGCCCTTGCGATACAAAGCCTTTGCTTCTGGCCGCCGGAAAGGTTAACCCCGCCCTGCTCTATCCACGTATCGTAGCCGTTTGGAAAGCTCATGATAAAATCATGAGCCTGAGCTGCTTTACAGGCTTCTATAATTTCCTCATCGGTGGCGTTTTTGTCGCCCCATCTTAAGTTTTCCTTTATGGTGCCGGAGAAAAGAACGTTTTTCTGCAATACCATTGAAACCGATTCTCTTAAGGCTTCAAGGTCATAGTCTTTTACGTCTATGCCCCCTACTTTTACTTTTCCCTTATGAACATCGTAAAGCCTTGGTATAAGCTGTACAAGGGTGGTTTTTCCCGAACCTGTTCCGCCGATAATTCCGATGCTTTCTCCGGAGTTTATATGAATATTGATGTCTTCAAGGATATACTCTTCTGCATTTTCATTATAGGAAAAATAAGCATTTTCAAACTCTACCGAGCCGTTGGGTATGTTTTTTAAAGGACTATTGTTATTTCTAATTTCCGGCTCTTCATTAATTACTTCTGCGATACGTTCTACGGAAGCTCTTGAAATAGAAAGCTGTACAAAAGCCATGGAAAGCATCATAAGAGACATTAATATCTGCGTAACATAGCTTATAAAGCTCATTAATTCTCCCGTTAGCATATTGCCTAGAATAATCATATTGCCGCCGAACCAGAATATGGCAATCATACAGCCGTACATAACAAACTGCATGGTAGGCATCATAAAATTAAGAACTCTTTCGGCAGAGGCTTGGGCATCTCTAACGTTTCCCGCAATTTTTCTGAACTTTTCATTTTCAAAAGTTTCTCGTACAAACGCTTTTACGGTACGGATACCTATGATATTTTCCTGCACAGTAGAGTTCAAATTGTCATACTGCTTAAGCATTTTTTGAAATCTCACAAAAGCATTTTTTATTATAAGCACTAAAGAAATTATGAGAATAGGAACAGCAATGGCAAAAATAAACGTAAGGCTTGAATTTATGGAAAAGGCCATAAAAATAGCGCATATAAACATTATCGGGGCCCTTACCAAAAGCCTTAGGCTTATCATAACCGCATTCTGGGTATTGTTTGTGTCGGTGGTTATTCTTGTTATAAGGGAAGCTGTACTGAATTTATCTATGTTGGAAAAAGAAAAATCTTGTATTTTTCCGAAAATGGCCTTTCTTACTTCTTTGGAAAATCCTGTTCCGGCAACGGCTGCAAATCTCGCAGAAAGCCCGCCGAAAACAAGAGACAAAATAGCCATAAGTATCATGAGCATTCCCATTTTAACAATATAATTCATATCCTGCTGGGCTATACCTATATCAATAATGCCGGCCATTATTCTGGGTATGGAAACTTCAAGAAGAACTTCCAGTATTACTGTTAAAGGCGCCAATATAGCGAAAAGTTTATATTTTTTTAAATAGGGAAGAAGGGTTTTGATCATTCTTCGTTTCTCCTTTCTTTTTCTGCCATCATACCCTCTAAAGCCTTGAAAGAAATCATATCATTGCCCTCCGGGTCGTAAAACTCTGTATTTCGGATATTTTTAATCATTTTGCTTAGCAGAGCCTTTATTGCATCAAGCTCTTTGTCTGAAAAATCCTTAAGCATAGCCTCCTCTACCTCTTGAATCATGGTGTTTCCCACCTTGGATATTTCAACTCCTCTTTCGGTTAAGCGTATTCGGTTTTTACGCAAGTTCTCTTGGTCTGTCTCTTTTATAATGAGTCCGGCCTTTTCCATACGTTTTGTTGAAATGGCTACCGTAGTGGGCGTAATCATAAGCTCTTTCGCAATTTCAGCCTGAGTGCATTCCGGGTGAAGGTCTATATAATCCAAAATAGGAAGCTGCCCCATATGTATGGAAAGGGTGCCTGATATTCTGTGAAAAATAGTACGCCTTACTGCGCCAAGATACATCATGAGCATATTTATTTCTTTTTTC
This is a stretch of genomic DNA from Anaeropeptidivorans aminofermentans. It encodes these proteins:
- a CDS encoding MarR family winged helix-turn-helix transcriptional regulator; this encodes MNCYNKNKKKEINMLMMYLGAVRRTIFHRISGTLSIHMGQLPILDYIDLHPECTQAEIAKELMITPTTVAISTKRMEKAGLIIKETDQENLRKNRIRLTERGVEISKVGNTMIQEVEEAMLKDFSDKELDAIKALLSKMIKNIRNTEFYDPEGNDMISFKALEGMMAEKERRNEE
- a CDS encoding ABC transporter ATP-binding protein; the encoded protein is MIKTLLPYLKKYKLFAILAPLTVILEVLLEVSIPRIMAGIIDIGIAQQDMNYIVKMGMLMILMAILSLVFGGLSARFAAVAGTGFSKEVRKAIFGKIQDFSFSNIDKFSTASLITRITTDTNNTQNAVMISLRLLVRAPIMFICAIFMAFSINSSLTFIFAIAVPILIISLVLIIKNAFVRFQKMLKQYDNLNSTVQENIIGIRTVKAFVRETFENEKFRKIAGNVRDAQASAERVLNFMMPTMQFVMYGCMIAIFWFGGNMIILGNMLTGELMSFISYVTQILMSLMMLSMAFVQLSISRASVERIAEVINEEPEIRNNNSPLKNIPNGSVEFENAYFSYNENAEEYILEDINIHINSGESIGIIGGTGSGKTTLVQLIPRLYDVHKGKVKVGGIDVKDYDLEALRESVSMVLQKNVLFSGTIKENLRWGDKNATDEEIIEACKAAQAHDFIMSFPNGYDTWIEQGGVNLSGGQKQRLCIARALIKKPKIIILDDSTSAVDTATDSAIRAALRKNLRDMTSIIIAQRISSIMDCDKIFVMNDGKIETEGNHETLMEKSEVYREIYHSQMKEEA